GGTCGCGCCCGCGTTGCGCAGGTCGGTCCGCAGGCTCGGGTAGGACGTCATGGTGCGTCCCTCGAGCACGTCGGCGTCGGTGAGGATCCACCCGCCGTGGCAGATCACCCCAACCGGCTTGTGCTGCTCGAAGAAGGACCGGACCAGGGACACGGCCGCCTCGTCCATGCGGAGCTTGTCGCCGTTGGCGACCCCGCCGGGCAGGACCAGCGCGTCGAAGTCGTCGGCCTTCGCCTGGCCGACGGCCAGGTCGACCTTCGCCTCGTGGCCCTTCTTACCGGTGACCGTGCCCGACTCGGGCGCGACGAGCACCGCCTCGGCGCCGGCGGAGGTGACCGCCTCCCAGGGCGAGGTGAGCTCGGAGTCCTCG
This window of the Georgenia yuyongxinii genome carries:
- a CDS encoding type 1 glutamine amidotransferase domain-containing protein — protein: MTDLKNKRVAFVLTNGFEDSELTSPWEAVTSAGAEAVLVAPESGTVTGKKGHEAKVDLAVGQAKADDFDALVLPGGVANGDKLRMDEAAVSLVRSFFEQHKPVGVICHGGWILTDADVLEGRTMTSYPSLRTDLRNAGATWVDEEVVVDNGLVSSRTPGDLPAFNDKLVEEIAEGEHERQTA